One genomic segment of Microbacterium maritypicum includes these proteins:
- a CDS encoding S8 family serine peptidase — MGRTPLRMAAATTLATLFIASTATTGYAATEEVTHPVPVAGTPGHYIVVMKSDPLATYEGDVKGLKATKPSEGEQLETQSQDSQRYVEHLQTEQTDLVSDIGVTPDTTYQVVLNGFSADLSGEQVDALRASKDVIGVYPDEIRHPDAQTSTDYLGLGDDRKGRGGVWQQTGGVEKAGEGVVVGVIDTGIAPEHPSFEGKKIKKQKKQHNRNKAAQPYTDGTYVYFDKSDGGQFQAAMVEGQDWDKSDYSSKLIGGQYFYAGAEAAGFDFQYDYLSPRDGDGHGSHTASTAAGNFKVKASIENVDFGTISGVAPAAKISAYKACYVGPDTTVTTDDICAQSDLIAAIDQAVADGVDVINYSIGGGAASTVMAPEDLAFFNAAAAGVFVATSAGNDGPDPVTADHASPWYTTVAASTIPTWEGTVQFDGFEQAGASVSVPFGQTVTGPSIAAVDAAAAGAADPQLCLPGTLDPAKVAGHIVVCDRGGNARAEKSQVVKDAGGMGMVLVNVPGGADSLDNDFHAVPTVHLNAVHRAAVLAYVQGGVDRPITLVGENTTGVTTPTPQIAGFSSRGPMLADGSDVMKPDVAAPGVAILAATENAPGEKPTFGILSGTSMASPHVAGLAALYLGERPKATPAEIKSAMMTTAYDTVLPDGSKNKNPFEQGAGQVDPKRYLNPGLLYLNGVKDWAAFLDGKGLSDFPGIDPIDGSDLNQASISIGSLTSAQTVTRTVTSTEKGTFTAKASVPGVNIKVTPQQLKFDRPGQTKTFTVTFDNASAPVEQWATGSLTWTSAKNSVRSPIALFPVTADAPAEVTGTGVDGSTTVDITPGLTGDLALGLSGLTPFEMLADADNPVDGHSGDEKSGDANKDVSWIVNVPEGTTLSRFDLDSSDDKGSDLDLTVYRVVSPDDLQYYQRWRSATGSADEQVTIPSPTAGTYLVVANIYSTTGPMTWDMTYANVLPDGEGDLTATPNPLAAVRGKQMSYDLSWTGLTAGTRYLGLVQYGDSDVRTVLTVDVPKAKAPEAPAPETSAPATPAPETPAPETPAPRGEKRE; from the coding sequence ATGGGTCGAACACCCCTCCGGATGGCAGCCGCCACCACCCTGGCCACGCTGTTCATCGCATCGACGGCAACCACCGGCTACGCCGCGACGGAGGAGGTGACGCACCCCGTCCCCGTCGCAGGCACCCCCGGGCACTACATCGTGGTGATGAAGTCGGATCCGCTCGCCACCTACGAAGGCGACGTCAAGGGTCTGAAGGCCACCAAGCCCTCCGAAGGCGAGCAGCTGGAGACGCAGTCGCAGGATTCGCAACGCTATGTCGAGCATCTGCAGACCGAGCAGACCGACCTCGTCAGCGACATCGGCGTCACCCCCGACACCACCTACCAGGTGGTGCTGAACGGCTTCAGCGCCGACCTCAGCGGCGAACAGGTCGACGCGCTTCGTGCGTCGAAGGACGTCATCGGGGTGTACCCGGATGAGATCCGTCACCCCGATGCGCAGACGTCGACCGACTACCTCGGGCTCGGCGACGACCGCAAGGGCCGCGGCGGCGTGTGGCAGCAGACCGGCGGGGTCGAGAAAGCCGGAGAGGGCGTCGTCGTCGGCGTGATCGACACCGGCATCGCCCCCGAGCACCCCTCGTTCGAGGGCAAGAAGATCAAGAAGCAGAAGAAGCAGCACAACCGCAACAAGGCCGCTCAGCCCTACACCGACGGCACCTACGTCTACTTCGACAAGTCGGACGGCGGGCAGTTCCAGGCCGCGATGGTCGAGGGCCAGGACTGGGACAAGAGCGACTACTCGTCGAAGCTCATCGGCGGACAGTACTTCTACGCCGGAGCCGAGGCGGCCGGTTTCGATTTCCAGTACGACTACCTCTCGCCGCGCGACGGCGACGGCCACGGCTCCCATACCGCGAGCACCGCGGCGGGCAACTTCAAGGTCAAGGCCAGCATCGAGAACGTCGATTTCGGCACGATCTCGGGAGTCGCGCCCGCGGCGAAGATCTCGGCCTACAAGGCCTGCTACGTCGGTCCAGACACGACGGTGACCACGGATGACATCTGCGCGCAGAGCGACCTGATCGCCGCGATCGACCAGGCCGTCGCCGACGGCGTCGACGTGATCAACTACTCCATCGGCGGAGGCGCCGCGAGCACCGTGATGGCTCCGGAGGACCTCGCGTTCTTCAACGCCGCAGCCGCGGGTGTCTTCGTCGCGACGAGCGCCGGCAACGACGGCCCCGACCCGGTCACGGCCGATCACGCATCGCCCTGGTACACGACGGTCGCCGCCTCCACCATCCCCACCTGGGAGGGCACGGTGCAGTTCGACGGATTCGAGCAGGCCGGAGCCTCGGTGAGCGTGCCGTTCGGGCAGACGGTCACCGGTCCCTCGATCGCCGCCGTGGATGCCGCCGCCGCAGGAGCCGCCGATCCGCAGCTCTGCCTGCCCGGCACCCTCGACCCCGCGAAGGTCGCCGGCCACATCGTGGTCTGCGATCGCGGAGGCAACGCCCGCGCCGAGAAGTCGCAGGTGGTCAAGGACGCCGGTGGCATGGGCATGGTCCTCGTGAACGTGCCCGGTGGGGCCGACTCGCTCGACAACGATTTCCACGCCGTGCCGACCGTGCACCTGAACGCCGTGCACCGCGCCGCCGTGCTCGCGTACGTGCAGGGCGGCGTGGACCGTCCGATCACCCTCGTCGGTGAGAACACCACGGGCGTGACCACCCCGACGCCGCAGATCGCGGGATTCTCGAGCCGTGGACCGATGCTGGCCGACGGCAGCGATGTGATGAAGCCGGACGTCGCGGCTCCCGGTGTCGCGATCCTCGCGGCGACCGAGAACGCACCGGGCGAGAAGCCGACCTTCGGCATCCTCTCCGGCACGTCGATGGCCTCTCCCCACGTCGCAGGTCTCGCGGCTCTGTACCTCGGCGAGCGCCCCAAGGCGACGCCGGCTGAGATCAAGTCGGCGATGATGACCACCGCCTACGACACGGTGCTGCCCGACGGATCGAAGAACAAGAACCCGTTCGAGCAGGGTGCGGGTCAGGTCGACCCGAAGCGGTACCTGAACCCGGGTCTGCTCTACCTCAACGGGGTCAAGGACTGGGCGGCGTTCCTCGACGGGAAGGGGCTGTCGGACTTCCCCGGCATCGACCCGATCGACGGCAGCGATCTGAACCAGGCGTCGATCTCGATCGGCTCGCTGACCAGCGCGCAGACCGTCACCCGCACGGTCACCTCGACCGAGAAGGGCACCTTCACCGCCAAGGCCTCGGTGCCGGGAGTGAACATCAAGGTCACACCTCAGCAGCTCAAGTTCGACCGCCCCGGCCAGACGAAGACCTTCACGGTCACGTTCGACAACGCCAGCGCCCCCGTGGAGCAGTGGGCCACCGGCTCGCTGACCTGGACGAGTGCGAAGAACTCGGTGCGGTCGCCGATCGCGCTGTTCCCGGTCACGGCCGACGCTCCGGCGGAGGTCACGGGCACCGGCGTCGACGGCAGCACCACGGTGGACATCACCCCCGGCCTCACCGGTGATCTGGCACTCGGACTCTCGGGTCTGACGCCGTTCGAGATGCTCGCCGACGCGGACAACCCCGTCGACGGTCACTCGGGAGATGAGAAGTCGGGCGACGCGAACAAGGACGTGTCGTGGATCGTGAACGTGCCCGAGGGGACGACGCTGTCGAGGTTCGACCTCGACTCGTCCGACGACAAGGGCAGCGACCTCGACCTCACCGTGTACCGGGTGGTGAGCCCGGACGACCTGCAGTACTACCAGCGTTGGCGCTCGGCGACCGGCTCGGCGGACGAGCAGGTCACGATCCCGTCACCGACGGCCGGTACGTACCTCGTGGTGGCGAACATCTACTCCACGACGGGCCCGATGACGTGGGACATGACCTACGCCAACGTGCTGCCCGACGGCGAGGGCGACCTCACCGCCACGCCGAACCCGCTCGCCGCGGTCCGCGGTAAGCAGATGTCGTACGACCTCAGCTGGACCGGTCTGACCGCCGGCACGCGCTACCTCGGGCTCGTGCAGTACGGCGACTCCGATGTACGCACCGTGCTGACGGTCGACGTGCCGAAGGCGAAGGCACCGGAGGCTCCGGCACCGGAGACGAGCGCCCCGGCTACGCCCGCACCGGAGACCCCCGCACCGGAGACCCCGGCACCGCGTGGGGAGAAGAGGGAGTAG
- a CDS encoding YbdD/YjiX family protein, which produces MADTMNRADAATTLLRTLVGAVARAGRGIRWYITTLMGDSAYATYVAHQRRQHPDEEPLTERQFWRQRMDDQDRNPGARCC; this is translated from the coding sequence ATGGCCGACACCATGAACCGGGCGGATGCCGCGACCACCCTCCTGCGGACGCTCGTCGGCGCCGTGGCGCGGGCCGGGCGCGGCATCCGCTGGTACATCACGACTCTGATGGGCGACAGCGCCTATGCGACGTATGTCGCCCATCAGCGTCGCCAGCACCCGGACGAGGAGCCGCTGACCGAACGGCAGTTCTGGCGGCAGCGGATGGACGACCAGGATCGCAACCCCGGTGCCCGCTGCTGCTGA
- a CDS encoding carbon starvation CstA family protein: protein MTPPSSRRRDGAGLVDDEPVIVTDPKLPSVALTEEHHEKANRWTLPKIILWSAIALLGAVAWTMLAIVRGETVNAIWFVFAAVCTYLIGYRFYSKVIEKYITRPDDRRATPAEVKQDGKDYVPTDRRVLYGHHFAAIAGAGPLVGPVLAAQMGYLPGTIWIIVGVVLAGAVQDYTVLFFSMRRGGRTIGQMARQELGRIGGTAAIIASLLIMLIIVAILALVVVNALGESPWGVFSVAMTIPIALFMGVYLRYLRPGKVTEVSIIGFVLLMAAIIGGGWVAGTEWGQAIFHLDRTTIAWGIIVYGFIAAVLPVWLLLAPRDYLSTFMKIGVIVMLAGAIVLVRPEITVPAVSVFGENGMGPVFAGPLFPFLFVTIACGALSGFHALIASGTTPKLIEKERQTRFIGYGGMLMESFVAIMALVAAISIDQGIYFAMNAPTAATGGTVEGAVAFVNSLGLTGVNLTPEMLTGTAAAVGEESIVSRTGGAPTLALGLAHIMQQALGGQAMMAFWYHFAIMFEALFILTAVDAGTRVARFMLQDSIGAWFPKFRDVSWRPGVWICTAIMVAGWGAILILGVTDPLGGINTFFPLFGIANQLLAAIALAVVMAIVAKRGRSYVKWLWIIGLPLAFTAVVTITASLYKIASPVPAIGYWANHFRYVAARDSGDTSLGEPQVLDAVIRNTAVQGTLSIIFVTLAIVVMVAAVIVTIKAIRNGGGENTEEAPVASRRFAPAGFLPSAEERELEKQWEPLLADERKASTH from the coding sequence ATGACCCCACCTTCGTCGCGCCGCCGCGACGGCGCCGGACTCGTCGACGACGAGCCCGTGATCGTCACCGATCCGAAACTCCCCTCCGTCGCCCTCACCGAGGAGCACCACGAGAAGGCGAACCGCTGGACTCTGCCGAAGATCATCCTGTGGTCCGCGATCGCGTTGCTGGGCGCCGTCGCCTGGACCATGCTCGCGATCGTCCGCGGCGAGACCGTCAACGCGATCTGGTTCGTGTTCGCCGCGGTGTGCACCTACCTCATCGGCTATCGGTTCTACTCCAAGGTGATCGAGAAGTACATCACCCGACCCGATGACCGCAGGGCCACGCCCGCCGAGGTGAAGCAGGACGGCAAGGACTACGTCCCCACCGACCGTCGCGTGCTCTACGGCCACCACTTCGCGGCCATCGCCGGTGCCGGACCGCTCGTCGGTCCCGTGCTCGCCGCGCAGATGGGGTACCTCCCCGGCACGATCTGGATCATCGTGGGCGTCGTGCTCGCCGGCGCCGTGCAGGACTACACCGTGCTGTTCTTCTCGATGCGCCGCGGCGGACGCACGATCGGCCAGATGGCCCGTCAGGAGCTCGGCCGGATCGGCGGCACCGCCGCGATCATCGCCTCGCTGCTGATCATGCTGATCATCGTCGCGATCCTCGCCCTCGTCGTCGTCAACGCGCTGGGGGAGAGCCCGTGGGGCGTGTTCTCGGTCGCGATGACCATCCCGATCGCGCTCTTCATGGGCGTCTACCTGCGCTACCTCCGCCCCGGCAAGGTCACCGAGGTGTCGATCATCGGCTTCGTGCTGCTGATGGCCGCGATCATCGGCGGAGGCTGGGTCGCCGGTACCGAGTGGGGTCAGGCGATCTTCCACCTCGATCGCACGACCATCGCCTGGGGCATCATCGTCTACGGCTTCATCGCCGCCGTGCTTCCGGTCTGGCTGCTGCTCGCCCCGCGCGACTACCTGTCGACCTTCATGAAGATCGGCGTGATCGTCATGCTCGCGGGAGCCATCGTCCTCGTGCGCCCCGAGATCACCGTCCCCGCCGTCAGCGTCTTCGGCGAGAACGGCATGGGACCGGTGTTCGCAGGGCCCCTCTTCCCCTTCCTGTTCGTCACGATCGCGTGCGGGGCGCTCTCCGGGTTCCATGCGCTGATCGCGTCCGGAACCACTCCGAAACTCATCGAGAAGGAGCGCCAGACGCGCTTCATCGGCTACGGCGGCATGCTCATGGAGTCGTTCGTCGCGATCATGGCCCTCGTCGCCGCGATCTCGATCGACCAGGGCATCTACTTCGCGATGAACGCCCCGACGGCCGCGACAGGGGGAACAGTCGAGGGGGCGGTGGCCTTCGTGAACTCGCTGGGCCTGACGGGGGTGAACCTCACACCCGAGATGCTCACCGGCACGGCAGCCGCGGTCGGCGAGGAGTCGATCGTCTCCCGCACCGGAGGGGCGCCGACGCTCGCGCTCGGACTCGCGCACATCATGCAGCAGGCGCTCGGCGGTCAGGCGATGATGGCTTTCTGGTACCACTTCGCGATCATGTTCGAGGCGCTGTTCATCCTCACCGCCGTCGACGCCGGCACCCGCGTCGCCCGCTTCATGCTGCAGGACTCGATCGGCGCCTGGTTCCCCAAGTTCCGCGACGTGTCGTGGCGCCCCGGAGTGTGGATCTGCACCGCGATCATGGTGGCCGGCTGGGGAGCGATCCTCATCCTCGGGGTGACCGACCCGCTCGGCGGCATCAACACCTTCTTCCCGCTGTTCGGCATCGCGAACCAGCTGCTCGCCGCGATCGCGCTCGCCGTGGTGATGGCCATCGTCGCCAAGCGCGGTCGGAGCTACGTCAAGTGGCTGTGGATCATCGGGCTGCCGCTCGCGTTCACCGCGGTCGTGACCATCACGGCTTCGCTGTACAAGATCGCGTCTCCGGTTCCGGCGATCGGCTACTGGGCGAATCACTTCCGCTACGTCGCCGCCCGCGACAGCGGAGACACCTCGCTCGGTGAGCCCCAGGTGCTCGACGCCGTCATCCGCAACACCGCCGTGCAGGGCACGCTCTCGATCATCTTCGTGACCCTCGCCATCGTCGTCATGGTGGCCGCCGTGATCGTGACGATCAAGGCGATCCGCAACGGCGGCGGCGAGAACACCGAGGAGGCCCCCGTGGCCTCGCGCCGCTTCGCTCCGGCAGGGTTCCTGCCGAGCGCCGAGGAGCGCGAACTCGAGAAGCAGTGGGAGCCGCTCCTGGCCGACGAGCGCAAGGCGTCGACCCACTGA
- a CDS encoding sensor histidine kinase, with amino-acid sequence MTDVVLAAVLGVLGGIVLSVLLLLARRLARGAADLGSDAEQAALTALHQASLAAPHLRAGLSAPDVVKAARHLRVLLGSAAVAIVSAEGTVSFDGPSDGLESAARRIAAQVSASGRRQVFPARGRDGELEAVGAPILVDGRVVGVVVAFAASVRAALVRAAEEVADWCAAQVELGGLDASRTQLAEAELRSLRAQISPHFIYNALTAIASFVLTDPTRARELVLEFADFTRYSFRRQGEFTTIAEELGSIHSYLELERARFGDRLRVTLQIAPETLATVIPFLSVQPLVENAVRHGLEPGVGGGEIRIASRDDGTHTEITVEDDGVGMDPEGLRATLTAGDDGVHVGLRNVDTRLRQLYGADGGLVVETNTGAGTLVRMRVPKSQPQHDPDND; translated from the coding sequence ATGACCGACGTCGTTCTCGCCGCCGTGCTGGGCGTGCTCGGCGGCATCGTCCTCTCGGTGCTCCTCCTGCTCGCACGCCGACTCGCCCGCGGGGCCGCCGACCTGGGAAGCGATGCCGAACAGGCGGCGCTCACGGCGCTGCACCAGGCGAGCCTGGCGGCACCGCACCTGCGTGCAGGGCTCTCCGCCCCCGACGTCGTGAAGGCCGCACGGCACCTGCGCGTGCTGCTCGGAAGCGCAGCGGTCGCGATCGTGAGCGCCGAGGGCACCGTGTCGTTCGACGGCCCCTCCGACGGACTGGAGTCCGCGGCACGCCGCATCGCCGCGCAGGTGAGCGCTTCCGGTCGACGGCAGGTCTTCCCGGCGCGCGGAAGGGACGGTGAGCTCGAGGCCGTCGGGGCTCCGATCCTCGTCGACGGACGCGTGGTGGGTGTCGTGGTCGCCTTCGCAGCATCCGTGCGGGCAGCGCTGGTGCGGGCGGCCGAAGAGGTCGCCGACTGGTGCGCGGCGCAGGTCGAACTCGGCGGACTCGATGCGTCGAGGACGCAGCTGGCCGAGGCTGAGCTGCGGTCGTTGCGGGCGCAGATCTCCCCGCACTTCATCTACAACGCCCTCACGGCGATCGCGTCGTTCGTGCTCACCGACCCCACGCGTGCGCGCGAGCTGGTGCTCGAGTTCGCCGACTTCACCCGCTACTCGTTCCGTCGGCAGGGCGAGTTCACCACGATCGCCGAAGAGCTGGGCAGCATCCACTCCTATCTCGAGCTCGAGCGGGCCCGCTTCGGTGACCGGCTGAGGGTCACCCTGCAGATCGCGCCGGAGACGCTCGCGACGGTCATTCCGTTCCTGTCGGTGCAGCCGCTCGTCGAGAACGCGGTCCGTCATGGTCTCGAACCCGGCGTCGGGGGAGGGGAGATCCGCATCGCCTCGCGCGACGACGGCACCCACACCGAGATCACGGTCGAGGACGACGGGGTCGGCATGGACCCCGAGGGGCTGAGAGCGACCCTCACGGCGGGCGACGACGGCGTCCACGTGGGTCTGCGCAACGTCGACACCCGGCTGCGTCAGCTCTACGGCGCGGACGGAGGCCTGGTGGTGGAGACGAACACCGGCGCCGGTACCCTGGTGCGCATGCGGGTCCCGAAATCGCAGCCGCAGCACGACCCGGACAACGACTGA